From a single Cytophagales bacterium WSM2-2 genomic region:
- a CDS encoding transcriptional regulator, with the protein MKSIEKRSELLRLETLNSENSNLVEEQTPDTFGILWFKDQSILTINGKRLLFERDQVVFVTEFQSARVESLSDARFIQFKHPFCCIKTLEKELGLTGLLYNQEATVVSIADEQLVQMEFLWNNLNEELQTNDQFQADVLEIMIKRLLIFCSGLLRTQHHQKETSFRGVIGEFYHQVELNFRNLHMVNDYAKILNKSPKTLSGIFSSSKHKSPSQIIQERILLQARRLLLQTDMPVKEVAYEVGYEDIQSFSRFFKSKVGVGPREFRHSEKMTTH; encoded by the coding sequence ATGAAGTCAATAGAAAAAAGAAGTGAACTATTAAGACTTGAGACGCTAAATTCGGAAAACAGCAATCTCGTAGAAGAACAAACGCCTGATACATTCGGGATTTTATGGTTCAAGGATCAATCCATTTTAACAATCAATGGAAAAAGACTTTTATTCGAAAGAGATCAAGTCGTTTTTGTGACGGAATTTCAATCGGCTAGAGTTGAGTCTCTCAGCGATGCCCGGTTTATTCAGTTCAAACATCCTTTTTGTTGCATTAAGACTCTTGAAAAGGAACTGGGCTTGACAGGCCTTCTCTACAATCAGGAAGCAACTGTGGTCTCAATTGCCGATGAACAATTGGTTCAAATGGAATTTTTATGGAACAATCTGAATGAGGAACTTCAAACAAATGATCAGTTTCAGGCTGATGTTCTTGAGATCATGATTAAGCGCCTGCTTATTTTTTGCTCCGGTCTTTTGAGAACTCAGCATCATCAAAAAGAAACAAGTTTCAGGGGAGTCATCGGAGAGTTCTATCACCAGGTAGAATTGAATTTTAGAAATCTACACATGGTGAACGATTATGCTAAAATCTTAAACAAGTCGCCAAAAACATTGTCCGGCATTTTTTCAAGCAGCAAACACAAATCACCATCACAAATAATACAGGAGCGCATTTTGCTACAGGCGAGACGACTATTGCTCCAAACGGACATGCCGGTAAAAGAAGTTGCATACGAGGTTGGTTACGAAGATATTCAGTCGTTTAGCCGATTCTTTAAATCCAAGGTAGGAGTTGGCCCCCGGGAATTCAGACATTCGGAAAAGATGACAACTCATTAG